The following DNA comes from Camelina sativa cultivar DH55 chromosome 14, Cs, whole genome shotgun sequence.
CGCATGATTTGATGATGTGGCCACAAtactttgcttcatagaacgccatgaTATCgttgtaccaccgtgtgtaaaaaCATAACCGGTTTGAGACCTTGAGttatgtggatccgataaataacctgcatcagcaaaaccaactaaaccttctttgttatggttagtataatataaacccaaatttgttGTCCCTTGTAGGTAACGAAATAAATGCTTAATtccattccagtgcctttgggtcggacaagaactaaatcttgctaggaggttcacggtaaaacatatgtctggtctagtgtggctagccaagaacattaacgctcctatagcactgaggtatggcacttcaggaccgagaacttcctcatcggccttctttggaccaaatggatctttatccaagtcaaGACTacttacaaccattgggctggtcaatgggtgagccTGGTCCAtgttaaacctcttgagtaccttttctgtatatgccgtttgatgcacaaggattccattatttCCGTACTCAAGTTACAATCCCAAAAAGAatcttgtcttgcctaggtctttcatctcgaattttttctttagatattcggctgtttgggcgatttccccagaggtcccaaggatgtttaaatcatccacatacactGCTATAAtaacaaatcctttgtttgcaaacttctttataaatgtACATGGACTGATTAGGTCATTTttatagccttctttagctaaatattcacttaaccggttataccacattcgaccactctgtttcagtccataaagggatttgttcagcctaatgtagtactgttctcgagaaccactcttatctttgagctcaaaaccctctggtaatctcatatatatttcattatccagtggaccatataagtatgcggttacaacatccattaaccgcaaatccagtttttctcttatagccagacttattaagtacctaaatgttgttgcatccatcacaggggagtatgtctcctcatagtctattcctggtctttgagagaatccttgtgctacaagtcgtgccttatatctcatgatttcattattctcatttctctttcttacaaaaacacacttatgtccaactggctttatttcaggtgttgtccttaagatcggaccaaacacacttctcttctttaaagagttttactccacgtcaatggcttctttccactttagccaatctttactttgagtgcactctaatatatacgtgggttcatgatcctcatttatttcaagtgctaccttgtatacaaatatttcatcgatgtcgacatctttacggttccattgaattccagacatgatataattgattgagatatcattattattaataccttcaggaccttgaggttcagcgtcccaaacctcatttggtaccttaggatttgccgcgacCATGTCTGTATTTTTCTTAACCTCGGTTtcatttgcacctttcttagatttccgagggttcttatctttgaaacctaatggtctacctcgttttaaACGTGggttagactctgtagcaacttgattattgtgttccttctgaacatcaatacgtactggtgcattacaagatggtatgtacgattttgttactctctttgggtcagcaaaggaatctggcaattgattagctagcttttgtaaatgaataatcttttgaacctctgcatcacatgctagagttcgaggatcttgccaatttaaggatgtttgattccatgttaattctttaaccagcttgctTGTCTCTCCACACAACATAGGAAATTTGGATTCtgtaaattgacagtccgcgtatttggccttaaataaatctcctgtagttggctcaagatacttaataatggtgggagactcatatccaacatatattcccatcgtcctttgaggtcccatcttagttctctgtggtggagcaataggtacataaacggcacacccgaatgttttgagatgggatatgtctggctcatgacccgttaatagttgggatggtgaatacttatgttcactagatggcctgatgcgtataagctctgctgcatgtaaaactgcgtgtccccaagccgacacaggaagcttcgatctcTTTAGCAATGGTCGAGCAATTagttgtattcgtttaatgaaggattcagctaatccgttttgtgtatggacatgtgccacaggatgttccagactcacccccatggacatacaataatcattaaactcttgggatgtaaattcaccagcattgtctagatgTATAGTCTTAAGTtgaaaatctggaaaatgtgctcttagtCTTATAATTTGAGCCAACAGTCgagcaaatgctaggttccttgtggataacaagcaaacgtgtgaccatctgattgatgcatcgatcataaccataaaatatctaaacgacccacaaggtgggtgtattggtccacatatatcaccttgtatcctttccagaaagtttaaagtctctttagtgacttttactggtgatggccttatgataagtttcccttgtgcacatgctacagacgtgagatgtttagggatagcttttctctctttaagagtgtgcccatttgaattctTAATCAATTTatgcatcatgttcgaacccggatggccaagccggtcatgccatagagtgaactgttcattaaacattttattctttgccaagttagcttctatcatgttaatcttagcttggtataaaccagtggctggtgcaggtatagtctctaggaccttcttatgCCCATTCACAATTTCAGTAATGTATAGGaattctttgtttccttcaccctttgtttcaacatgataaccattcaatcgaatgtctttaaagctcaataaactTCTTttagagctgggtgaatacaaggcatcacttagttcaatatgtgtgccattaggtaaNatgggtaatacccgaacccgaacgggttacccgaatgcccagccctaatgaggtttatgaaatatcttttgtctttcaatattgtgtggctggatccatNccggaacccgacccgaaaacccgggttcgggttgggtacgggtttgcctataaaaccctattgggttctattttctaatacatGTGGGTTCCGGTTAGGATCGGGTAATCNaataattatccaatacataaaccgaaattaaaacataaaagcatagaaattaaaccaaatccaTAATTAAAACTAGTTATCTTCTTTAAGGCAATCGGAAGTCTCATAGTCTAGTGAATCATCATTCTCACGGTCGAAgtcatcttcaccatcgagatgcacaTAGTTGGCTTCTGGGTTTTCTTCAAAATCTCTTGTTATGCATCAATAAGATGTTTGGGTGTTCTGCAATTCTTGGCCCAATGGTTAGACATACCACATCGatgacaaaccgatttagccttGGATTGTGGTTTCAAGGACCCACAGCCCctaccaccacggccacggcctcCACGGCCATAACCATCAAAACGGCTAGCTTGGTATTGTCCACgaccaccacggccacggccatagtgtctttctctgtggacatagttggtcttcttgggctctttaggctcttgagggtttttctttgctaaatcaaccttgtgagcttctggtAACGGAGCTGTACCGGGAGGTCTCATtgcactattcatcatcaatagctcattgttctgctcagctagcagtaaacACGAGATTAGGTCTCCATAGGttttaaaccccttttcacggtactgttgctgaagcagtataTTGTTAGTGTGAAAAGTAGAGAACGTTTTCTCTAGGAGCTCCTTCTCGGTCacctcagtaccacacaacctaaggagtgagacaatcctaaaaagctctgagttatactcatccacgaatttgtaatcctggatccttaggtttttccaatcaaatggagcctttggtaggagcaccgtctgttggtgtccgtatctgcgtttaagctctgtccaaaggtcaagaagATTTTCTATGGTGAGGTActgattcttgagactctcagcaaggtgatggcgcATATGCATAATGGCCTTGTACTTTACTTGTCAGTACAGTTAAAATCTTCCTCAATGCATTCAAACAAGTCCTTTGACTTTAGcatgatcttagtgtccaatgcccattgcaagtaattGTCTCTAGAAGCATTCAAGGCGGCATAGTCTAAGTTGTTGagccttgccatctgcataacacagaaatagacaaccgatcattagcatgcggtaaTAATAGACCGATCCATGCAATAAATatttaggtcatgcggtatttgagaccgaaacataccttaggtcatgcggtatttgagaccgaaacatgccttgcctttTGCTCATTATTTTTCGGTTTTGGTATGcatggaaaacaaacaaaactagatagaaactagcatgcaacaatttccttttattaagtagttttgagttttagaaaatttccttttcttaaatagttttgagttttagaaattttccttttcttaaatagttttgagttttaggaaatttccttttcttaatcattggataataacaaaatattttaggaaatatttcttaaacctttaagttaataattataattaatttagaaattatccaaatttattttatgcaaaCACATAATCATTTCCGATTTTAAAttcttagttttagggtttgaatttctcaaacacCTAAATCGGATTTAATCCTAAGAACaattagatttaaatttctTCTATGAATTTCGGATTTAAtagtttagttttagggttctaaTGCAACAAACAATTAATTCAAACAACCCTAAACTTTTAAGTATAAGCAATTCGGTTTTTAGAATTTGGTTCTAAGGTTTCAAGCAATCAAAACAATCAACCAAATTTTAATCTTGATATAATTGTGTATGGTTCAATTCACAATCAATCTATCAACCCTAACAtccgattttaaagttttatagtTTAGGGATTTGAAAGcttatgaacttgtttgttttgattgtgTACTTATAAGTTTTAGGGTTCCAATAGATTTAAGAGATCAAGTTCGATTATATGGTTCCATAAGTTTCGATATTACCTTAACACCAAAAGGGGTCTGACCggttttgatctgggagctaaagacctcagactTTCCCTTGATCACGAACCACAAACCTCGGCCTAGATAGGAGGAAAACCGATTCACGAGCAGGAGCTGCTTCACGAACGGGAACGGACCGCCGGACAGAACTCACCCCGGACAGCAGCGGACCACGAACACGGATGAACCACGAACAGAAACTGATCGCCGAGTTTAACTACGAACAAAGGAAGAAGGCGGCggcggttttagggttttagggttttagggttttagggttttagggtttactCAGTTGGACGTTAGAGCAagtcgtgctgataacgtgttgtaaactagagaatcgAATGAAGTAATTCTCTTGGTCTTATTATTGATAATCgaatgaggttacatatatatagtagaaggCAAAGCCTAAACCTAAACCATCTATGATATGGCCATGGGCCTTACACATGGCTGTTGGGCCTTACACAATAGGATAAGtaatgggccggttatggaagtccactccaagtgttttacaacattaagacatatatatacttaaagtCAGATTTctaatttatacatataaatttctAACCTAAGTAAGGTTTTAAATCTTTGAATTTctattatgttatatatactatataaagacacatatatacttataaatatgGACACATATACACTCACATAgatatcaagaagaagaagaagaagaagaagaagaagaagaaactagtCAAATTAAACAGTTATGAAAATGTCATCGCCTTTGACAatccttttcatttttctatctTTGATCATGATCAACCATCTCTATGTGGTAAGTTCCACACAATGGTGTATAGCAACTCTGACCGCCACGAATGAGCAGCTACAAGATAATATTGATTGTGGGCCAATCCAACCAGGGGGATCCTGTTTCATCCCCGATACTCTTGTAAATCATGCATCGTTTGTGATGAATGCTTATTACCAGAGCCATGGTCAAATCATGAAGGCgtgtagttttaaaaatacagGCACACTTGCTGCTACAGATCCTAGTTATGGAAGTTGTGTGTATGgatcttaaaaatataaaattggcTCTGATTTATATGCATGATAGATAactgaataaataaaatcatgatttttaagttttcttagagcttttgcaaaaacaaaactttcaaaGTCgctaatttttgtaatattatgtaCACCCCCATCTCtaaaaaatgcaaacaattttacaaagtCAAAAAGAATACGTAatagaaaatgtttttcttgttgaCTTATGAAAtcgaaaatataaataataagaatattaatGGGGATAAATCGGAACTTGTCCTTTTATTAACAAAGAATTGAAGGTGAGAGTTTACGGAAAATACAATCAAAGATCTAAGCATAGTTAATACGATAATAATTGCTCTTTTCTCTCTGATTGCCAAGATTTCGGAACCAGAGCTCTGACAATTACATCTTGTATTTATAGTGGGCCATCAACCTAGGGCTCCTTCTGTGACTGCCGcaaatgaagatttaaccccTGCGGCCAGATGGGCCAGATCCATGACTTCAGACCCTTATCTTCTTAAGAGTCTTCTGTTTGGGCCTCCTAAAAAGTTGGGGGCGAAgtccatatccaacaatggtccccCCTAGTCCGATGAGCAATGGCTTGCTTGAGTTCGTCGGGTGCAACTCCACGTCTCTAGGTCCGTCTTGCAGAGTGAACAGAAGTTTTTTAAGAGCTTGAAGATCTTCCAGAAGGTTCCTGGATGAATAGTGCGTTGCGCACTTTTTTCGAGGAATCCGGGGAGTTCCAGGATGAATAGTGTGTTGCGCATGTTTTTCAAGACATCCGGAATGAATAATGCGTTGCGAACGTTTTTCGAGACATCCGGAGAGTTCTgggatgaatagtgcattgcaCATTTTTTTCTAGGTGTGGTGGATTTTGAGCGGGAGTTTCGAGGGTTCTTTGTGTAGCCGTGTTTGTCGATCGGATCTCGTGGCTCCATCGTCACGTGTGATGATGATTGAAGGTACGAAGGTCTCGTCGTGATGATGGTCGTTGCGCAATGGCTTGTTGATTTGGAGACTTGTGAAACATTCAAGGCTCTGGCGCGTTGGATCGGTGACGCGTAATGTCTGAAGGTGTGCTAGTCTCGGTGCCTCGTCTCGTTCGTTTGTTCTCATCGGAGCCTTGGATTTGTTGAGCCTGTAATGAGTATTGGTGTGGAGCGGCTTGGTACAAGGCGCGAAGCTTGATACGGGGAATTAAGCGACTTGATACGAGGCGTGAAGTGACTTGATACGAGGCGTGGAGTGACTTGATACGAGGCGTGAAGTGACTTGATACGAGGCGTAGAGCTGCTTAATATGAGGCGTAAAGTGACTTGATATGAGGCGTAGAGCTGTTAGTCAAGGAGAGTTCCATGTGAAGGTGGATGGGGTTGTGGTGCCGCCGCTTCGTGAAGATGATCTCGAGCCTTTCCTGGAGTATGCTACCAGAGGTGCCAACGAGACTGCTCAAGAGTGACGCGTCTTTGTATTATCGtttattgcttttgttcttttttttttttttggatttttttctttttgttattgcgAACTTGGTTGCTTTATGAACTTggtaattcatatttttattggtaaCTCTCGCGC
Coding sequences within:
- the LOC104743996 gene encoding major pollen allergen Ole e 10-like; protein product: MKMSSPLTILFIFLSLIMINHLYVVSSTQWCIATLTATNEQLQDNIDCGPIQPGGSCFIPDTLVNHASFVMNAYYQSHGQIMKACSFKNTGTLAATDPSYGSCVYGS